The following proteins are co-located in the Acidobacteriota bacterium genome:
- a CDS encoding 50S ribosomal protein L29: MAKVTEFRDLGVEQLQQRAAEIDNELFTLRIRKAMGQLDRPLQIRELRRDLARVKTVLRQKADAR, from the coding sequence ATGGCCAAGGTGACGGAGTTCAGGGACCTCGGCGTGGAGCAACTCCAGCAGCGCGCGGCGGAGATCGACAACGAGCTGTTCACGCTGCGGATCCGCAAGGCGATGGGACAGCTGGACAGGCCTCTGCAGATCCGGGAGCTGCGCCGGGATCTGGCGCGGGTCAAGACGGTGCTGCGGCAGAAGGCCGACGCCCGCTAG